CGGCAGTTGGCCTGAAAGAGTGCTGCCCCTTCTCTTGTGGACTCTGCCCAGGCTGCCTGACAAAAGAGCAGCCCTCCGAGGGCGATCGCCCCCAGCCACAGCCCTAGCTTTCTGACCATGCAACAAAAATCTCCTCCGAAGGGAACAACAGCGGTTGCGGGAAGGTTGCTGGGAAAATCTTACGATTTCTTCTCAACATCCCCACGGATCGTCGCTGAGCCGCTTCGGAGGAGACCAATGGTTAAAAGTGCTTCGACCGCAGTCTGAAATTCAGACGAGCTTAGCCTTCAACGGTGATCTTGCCGACCATGCCTGCGCCACGGTGGGGCTGGCAGTAGTAGGTGTAGGTGCCTGCGGGCAGATCTTTGATTTCGAGCTTCACCTCTTCACCAGCGGTGTAGAGGAGCTGGGGGTGGGACAGTTCCTTGGCGAGGTCAGCGCTCTTGGTGGGAACGTTGGCTGCGTCGAACACGATGTTGTGGGGAGGCAGCTTGTTGTTGACCCACTGGACCACGTCGCCAGACTTCACGGTGACATTAGCGGGCTCGAAAGCCAGCATGCCGTTGTCGGCGCCCATTTTGATGGTGTAGGTTTCAGCAGAAGCGGGGGCTGCGGCGAGGAAGAAGGTTCCTGCGACGATAGCAACCACCGACAGCGCGAGACCGAGGCTCCGCACGATGGAATTTAGAAATTTCATGTTTTTCTCCGGAGATCTAAGGACAGCTTTAAATTCTCCGTTCCGATCTTACCAAGATTCGTCGCGTTCCCCGTCTGAGCGGCGATCGCCCCCTGCTTCTGGTCAGGGCAGCAAAAAAGCCTGCGATCGCGCGATCGCAGGCTGAAGCCGTGAAACTGAGCTTGTGCGAGCCAGAAGCAAAAAGCTGGTGCCTAAAGCCCCAAAAAGCCTCAAATTAGCAAGTAAAGCAGCAAAAACAGAACAATCCACACGACATCGACGAAGTGCCAGTAAATTTCAGCAGCTTCTACGCCAAAGTGGGACTGGCTGCCGTAGTGCCCTGGTTTGCGCGATCGCCACAGCACCGCCAAGATCGCCAGCAGCCCCACAAACACGTGAAGCCCGTGAAAACCCGTCAGCACATAGAACGTGCTCGCGTAGAGATTGGTTTTGAGGCCAAACTCGAGGTTGCTGTACTCATAGATCTGACCGGCCAAGAAGACAATCCCCATCAGCGCCGTCAAGCCAAACCACAGCCGCATCTTCCCGACATCATCTCTCTTGATGGCGCCGTCTGCGGCGTGGATCACGAAGCTGCTGGAAATCAGAATGATCGTGTTGATGCCGGGGATCAGCAGCTCCGGGTCGGGGGTACCTTCGGGGGGCCAGTTTGGCGAGACCAGCTTGAAGGTCAAGTAGGCCGCAAAAAGACCCAGGAAAATCATGCCCTCCGCCACCAGGAACACAATCAGGCCAAAGATCCGAAAGTCGGGATGTTCGGCGTGGTGGTCGACGGCGGCTTCGTGGGAATAGTTGAGATCCGCTGAAGAGGGATCAACAGTTGAACCTTGCATAGTGCTGTGCCGATAGCGTCATCAAAAGCATTGGTGAACCGCAACGGGGGCGATCGCAATTCATGAATTGCGATCGCCCCTTGCCCCCTAGGACGCCGCCGAAAGGGGCGAATCCTCCGGGGGAACCTGGCCGGCGGGTTCGCGGTGACCCGTCCCGTAGTCATAGGGACCGTAAACCAGCACCGGCAGCGTCTCAAAATTCTCCACCTCGGGCGGCGAAGTCGTTTGCCACTCCAGGGTCAGAGCCCGCCAGGGGTTGTCCCCCGCGATCCGCCCCTTAAAGGCGCTCCACACCGCATTGATCAAGAAAGGAATCGTCGAGGCCGCCAGGAGATAGGCGCCAATGGTGCAGATCAGGTTCAGCGGCTCGAACTCCACATCGTAGAGCGCCACCCGGCGATTCATGCCCAGCAGGCCCAGCTCATGCATCGGCATAAACGTCACGTTCATCCCGATCAGCGTCATCGCGAAGTGCACGCGGCCCCAAAATTCATTCATCATCCGGCCCGTCATCTTCGGATACCAGTGATAAATCGCCGCAAAGAGGCCAAACACGCTGCCCCCAAACAGCACATAGTGCAGGTGGGCCACCACAAAGTAGGTGTCGTGCACGTGAATATCAAAGGGCACCGAGGCCAGCATCACGCCCGTGATACCGCCGATCACAAAGGTCGACAGGAAGCCCAGGGCAAAGAGCAAAGAACTGTTTAGGTCCAGCTTGCCGCCCCAGAGCGTGGCCAGCCAGCCAAAGATTTTGATGCCGGTGGGGACAGCGATGATCATGGTCGTGATCATGAAAAACATGCGCAGCCAGGCGGGGGTGCCGCTGGTGAACATGTGGTGCGCCCAGACGATCAGGCCCAAAAAGCTAATGGCGATGCTGGAATAGGCGATCGCCCGGTAGCCAAAAATCGGCTTGCGAGAGTGGACCGGCAGGATCTCTGACATCGCCCCAAAGAAGGGCAAAATCATGATGTACACCGCCGGGTGGGAGTAGAACCAGAACATGTGCTGGTACACCACCGGATCGCCGCCCCCCGTCGGGTTGAAAAACGCCGTCCCCGCCAGCAGATCAAAGGCCAGCAGAATCAGCGCCCCGGCCAAAACCGGCGTCCCGATCAAGATCAGCCCCGAAGCCGCCAGCATAGACCAGCAAAACAGCGGCATCTGGTTGATGCTCATGCTGGGCACCCGCATCTTGATGATGGTGACGAAAAAGTTGATCGCCCCCAAAATCGACGAGGTTCCCAGCACCAGCACGCTCATGATCCAGATGCCTTCGCCCACCTGGCCGGACATCACGCTCAGGGGAGGATAGGACGTCCAGCCCGCCTGGGGTGCCTCTAGCAGTAGGCTCAGGGCCAGCAGGATCCCCGCCGGGGGAATCATCCAGAAAGCGACGGTGTTGAGGCGCGGAAACGCCATGTCCCGCGCTCCGATCATCAGCGGAATCAGGTAGTTACCGAAGGCTGCCCCCGCTGGCACGATCCACAGGAAGATCATGATCGTGCCGTGGAGGGTGAGCAGGTTGTTATAGGTTTCGGGGCTGACAAAGTCTGGGTTGGGGGTCGCCAGCTCGGTGCGCATGGCGGTGGCGAAGACGCCCCCAATGAGATAGAAGATGAACGACGTGACGAGGTACTGAATCCCGATGACTTTGTGATCGGTGCTGAAGGTGAAGTAGTCCGTCCACTTGCGCAGATGGCCCATTTGGGGGGTGTCTGCGGCGGGATTGGGACTGTTGGTGACGGAGGCTTGTGTCATGGAGGCTCTCGCAGCAGGTCGGACAAGAGGGCGGAGCGCCAGAGGGAGACGCGCCGCTGAGAAAACGAAGATGATTTAGGAAGCGGAGTGGTGATGGGCGTGCATCTGGGCGATCGCCTCAGAATCGATG
This genomic stretch from Geitlerinema sp. PCC 7407 harbors:
- the petE gene encoding plastocyanin — translated: MKFLNSIVRSLGLALSVVAIVAGTFFLAAAPASAETYTIKMGADNGMLAFEPANVTVKSGDVVQWVNNKLPPHNIVFDAANVPTKSADLAKELSHPQLLYTAGEEVKLEIKDLPAGTYTYYCQPHRGAGMVGKITVEG
- the ctaD gene encoding cytochrome c oxidase subunit I; this translates as MGHLRKWTDYFTFSTDHKVIGIQYLVTSFIFYLIGGVFATAMRTELATPNPDFVSPETYNNLLTLHGTIMIFLWIVPAGAAFGNYLIPLMIGARDMAFPRLNTVAFWMIPPAGILLALSLLLEAPQAGWTSYPPLSVMSGQVGEGIWIMSVLVLGTSSILGAINFFVTIIKMRVPSMSINQMPLFCWSMLAASGLILIGTPVLAGALILLAFDLLAGTAFFNPTGGGDPVVYQHMFWFYSHPAVYIMILPFFGAMSEILPVHSRKPIFGYRAIAYSSIAISFLGLIVWAHHMFTSGTPAWLRMFFMITTMIIAVPTGIKIFGWLATLWGGKLDLNSSLLFALGFLSTFVIGGITGVMLASVPFDIHVHDTYFVVAHLHYVLFGGSVFGLFAAIYHWYPKMTGRMMNEFWGRVHFAMTLIGMNVTFMPMHELGLLGMNRRVALYDVEFEPLNLICTIGAYLLAASTIPFLINAVWSAFKGRIAGDNPWRALTLEWQTTSPPEVENFETLPVLVYGPYDYGTGHREPAGQVPPEDSPLSAAS
- a CDS encoding heme-copper oxidase subunit III, with the translated sequence MQGSTVDPSSADLNYSHEAAVDHHAEHPDFRIFGLIVFLVAEGMIFLGLFAAYLTFKLVSPNWPPEGTPDPELLIPGINTIILISSSFVIHAADGAIKRDDVGKMRLWFGLTALMGIVFLAGQIYEYSNLEFGLKTNLYASTFYVLTGFHGLHVFVGLLAILAVLWRSRKPGHYGSQSHFGVEAAEIYWHFVDVVWIVLFLLLYLLI